A region of Lacinutrix sp. Hel_I_90 DNA encodes the following proteins:
- a CDS encoding zinc-dependent metalloprotease family protein: MKQFYSKFVLILVTILMFSAFSFAQNGKSLWSKTTQNEVSKKAQVFRKTQPNKANYYQLDINSLKGLLQNAPDRKTTQNSNLIISFPTADNTFESFRVSEASVMAPELQAKYPGLRSYAGQSIENPSTLVRFSITSQGLHAMFLSAEKGTQFIDPFTKSDNNYIVYAKRDLPALEQSWECLVVDSDYNIDEKTQGNSYLLRDTGDGMMRDFRTAIATTIEYSAFHWGAAGLTAGDTEAAKRTAVMAAIVVTMTRNNFVYERDFSITMTLVANNDLIVFINSDSFSNNNANALINESQTVIDGAIGSANYDVGHTFSTGGGGLAQLNSPCTGSKARGITGGPSPVGDSYDIDFVAHELGHQFGAPHTFNGNQGNCAGGNREGTNAYEVGSGTTIMAYAGICGSDNVQGNSDAYFHQKSLQMIWDNVTTGNSTCATQTSTGNGAPTAEAGANYVMPVSTPYKLTGSSTDPDGTSLHTYTWEQYDLGPAGLPAETNPSGPMVRSFEGTENPTRYIPRLQDLAISGGSTTWEKLASVARSQDFRLTVRDNDTNGGRTAVDNMSTVTVAAAGPFLVTSQNTAGISWTTGSTETITWDVAGTTTNGVDTASVNILLSSDGGLTYDTTLATNVPNDGSQDITVPGGVYSGYCRVMVEAVGNIFFNINTVDFAVNATVVTTCNVYTTGPISTPIPDSAGTNQQGAPVFIPVTVTESTPITDIRVRADASHGNIGDLVMQLQAPNGLGFSNLWSRTCNSGLFQDLDVTFKDGSPAIACASPTTGTYSPANPMTGFNNGNPSGTWNLVFVDFNNGNTGMVNEWSIELCTTTVTLGVEAFNIENSLSIYPNPNNGEFTVKFNGATNKVQVQVFDIRGRSVLNNAFENTSGVFNETINLGNVQSGMYLLNVNDGSRTITKKIIVE; the protein is encoded by the coding sequence TGTTTTAATACTAGTAACTATTTTGATGTTTTCGGCATTCAGTTTTGCTCAAAACGGGAAATCGTTATGGTCTAAGACAACACAAAACGAAGTGTCTAAAAAAGCGCAAGTTTTTAGAAAAACACAACCGAATAAAGCAAATTATTATCAGTTAGATATTAATAGTCTTAAAGGATTATTACAAAATGCACCCGATAGAAAAACGACTCAAAACTCTAATCTTATAATCAGTTTTCCAACTGCTGATAATACCTTTGAATCTTTTAGAGTTAGTGAAGCTTCGGTAATGGCTCCAGAATTACAAGCTAAATATCCTGGGCTTCGTTCTTATGCAGGACAAAGTATAGAGAACCCGAGTACATTAGTACGTTTTTCTATAACCTCACAAGGATTACATGCGATGTTTCTGTCTGCAGAGAAAGGCACGCAATTTATTGATCCTTTTACAAAAAGTGATAATAACTATATTGTTTATGCTAAACGTGATTTACCTGCATTAGAACAATCTTGGGAATGTCTTGTTGTTGATAGTGATTATAATATAGATGAAAAAACACAGGGAAATAGTTACCTCTTAAGAGATACTGGTGATGGTATGATGCGTGACTTTAGAACGGCTATAGCAACGACTATAGAGTATTCTGCTTTCCATTGGGGTGCTGCTGGCTTAACAGCTGGTGATACAGAAGCAGCTAAAAGAACTGCAGTTATGGCGGCAATCGTAGTAACTATGACACGTAATAATTTTGTTTACGAAAGAGATTTTTCTATTACCATGACCTTGGTAGCTAATAACGATCTTATTGTTTTTATAAACTCAGACAGTTTTAGTAATAATAACGCTAATGCCTTAATTAATGAAAGCCAAACCGTTATTGATGGTGCCATTGGTTCTGCAAATTATGATGTGGGACATACCTTTAGTACTGGTGGTGGAGGTTTAGCACAATTAAACTCCCCTTGTACAGGTAGTAAAGCAAGAGGAATTACTGGGGGACCTTCTCCAGTTGGGGATTCTTATGATATTGATTTTGTTGCTCATGAGTTAGGGCATCAATTTGGTGCACCACATACCTTTAATGGTAATCAAGGAAATTGTGCCGGAGGAAATAGAGAAGGAACTAACGCTTACGAAGTAGGTAGTGGAACAACTATTATGGCGTATGCTGGTATTTGTGGTAGTGATAATGTACAAGGCAACAGTGATGCTTATTTCCATCAAAAAAGTTTACAAATGATTTGGGATAATGTTACGACAGGAAACAGTACCTGTGCAACTCAAACATCTACAGGTAATGGTGCGCCAACCGCTGAGGCAGGAGCTAACTATGTAATGCCAGTTTCAACGCCTTATAAATTAACAGGATCCTCGACAGATCCAGATGGCACTTCGCTACATACCTATACTTGGGAGCAATATGATTTAGGTCCTGCTGGTTTGCCTGCAGAGACGAATCCATCTGGACCAATGGTTAGGTCTTTTGAAGGCACTGAGAATCCTACGAGATATATTCCAAGATTACAGGACTTAGCAATAAGTGGCGGTTCTACAACATGGGAAAAACTAGCTTCTGTTGCAAGATCTCAAGATTTTAGATTAACAGTTAGAGATAATGATACTAATGGTGGTCGTACTGCTGTAGATAATATGTCTACAGTTACAGTAGCTGCAGCCGGGCCATTTTTAGTTACCTCTCAAAATACAGCTGGTATTTCTTGGACAACAGGTTCAACAGAAACCATTACATGGGATGTAGCGGGAACAACAACGAATGGTGTTGATACTGCGAGTGTTAATATTTTACTTTCTTCTGATGGAGGATTAACTTATGATACTACATTAGCCACAAACGTACCTAATGACGGAAGTCAAGATATTACTGTTCCAGGAGGTGTTTATTCTGGTTACTGTAGGGTTATGGTAGAAGCTGTTGGAAATATTTTCTTTAATATTAATACGGTTGATTTTGCTGTGAATGCGACAGTGGTTACAACCTGTAATGTGTATACCACAGGACCAATTTCTACACCTATTCCAGATAGTGCTGGAACTAATCAGCAAGGGGCACCAGTATTTATTCCTGTAACGGTAACAGAATCTACTCCAATAACTGATATTCGAGTGAGAGCAGATGCCTCACATGGTAATATTGGTGACTTAGTTATGCAATTACAAGCGCCAAATGGTCTTGGTTTTTCTAACCTATGGTCAAGAACATGTAATTCTGGTTTATTTCAAGATCTAGATGTTACTTTTAAAGATGGGTCTCCAGCAATTGCGTGTGCTTCTCCAACAACAGGTACTTATAGCCCAGCAAACCCTATGACCGGTTTTAATAACGGTAATCCGTCTGGTACTTGGAATTTAGTTTTTGTAGATTTTAATAATGGAAATACAGGAATGGTTAATGAGTGGTCTATTGAGCTCTGTACAACTACTGTAACTTTAGGTGTGGAAGCGTTTAATATCGAGAATTCTTTATCAATATACCCTAATCCTAATAATGGTGAGTTTACCGTTAAGTTTAATGGCGCAACAAATAAAGTTCAAGTTCAAGTATTCGACATTAGAGGACGCTCAGTATTAAATAATGCTTTTGAAAATACGTCTGGAGTATTCAATGAAACTATTAATTTAGGCAACGTACAATCTGGAATGTACTTATTAAATGTAAATGATGGTTCAAGAACAATAACTAAAAAGATTATTGTAGAATAA